In Longimicrobium sp., one DNA window encodes the following:
- a CDS encoding fibronectin type III domain-containing protein, with the protein MTSTKRWMSAAAGLLMLAACDPTDRGVIVGPGDEPGEPRDLAVSYQWVFEGFNGTTPVGHPTVQLTWRPPSDWGNEVFRVYGKRSTSSAYSLIATVTSCTEAGCVYADRNVQHGSAYTYYVAAVDEASDLETSSEFAEEVSVPANTRPAAPVAGTPVGLDDAVYLRWTDNTNGANVARYMVFLTQLQGQPELYRVGETDGRGFLDEQAQNGFEYGYRVATVDTMGHVSNLSAQMLAVPRPDFTGELIYAHAGDPTQSGFRFVTSESQNPVVAGTSTSAHFRLETGSAGWRLVPLNGAQVVEFGRTTALTCGPGADADCIAAKVAPTTGYSSAPIAVTPEYSYVFRVPGANGQVHHGVVRVQLLGSNQAGRDLMIFDWAYQTIPNEPRLNVAPR; encoded by the coding sequence ATGACGAGCACGAAACGATGGATGTCCGCCGCGGCGGGCCTGCTGATGCTGGCCGCCTGCGATCCCACCGACCGCGGGGTGATCGTGGGCCCCGGCGATGAACCGGGCGAGCCGCGCGACCTGGCCGTGAGCTACCAGTGGGTGTTCGAGGGGTTCAACGGCACCACGCCGGTGGGCCACCCGACCGTGCAGCTCACCTGGCGTCCGCCCAGCGACTGGGGCAACGAAGTGTTCCGCGTGTACGGCAAGCGGTCGACCTCCAGTGCCTATTCGCTGATCGCCACCGTCACCTCCTGCACGGAGGCGGGGTGCGTGTACGCCGACCGCAACGTGCAGCACGGGAGCGCGTACACCTACTACGTCGCCGCCGTGGACGAGGCCAGCGACCTCGAAACCTCCAGCGAGTTCGCCGAAGAGGTGTCCGTGCCGGCCAACACCCGCCCGGCCGCGCCGGTGGCGGGAACGCCGGTGGGGCTGGACGACGCCGTGTACCTGCGGTGGACGGACAACACCAACGGCGCCAACGTGGCCCGCTACATGGTGTTCCTCACGCAGCTGCAGGGGCAGCCGGAGCTGTACCGCGTGGGCGAGACCGACGGGCGCGGCTTTCTGGACGAGCAGGCGCAGAACGGGTTCGAATACGGCTACCGTGTAGCCACGGTCGACACGATGGGCCACGTGAGCAACCTGAGCGCGCAGATGCTGGCGGTGCCGCGCCCGGACTTCACCGGCGAGCTGATCTACGCACACGCCGGAGACCCCACGCAGAGCGGCTTCCGCTTCGTGACGAGCGAATCGCAGAACCCGGTCGTCGCGGGCACGTCCACCAGCGCGCACTTCCGCCTGGAGACGGGATCCGCCGGGTGGCGGCTGGTGCCGCTGAACGGCGCGCAGGTGGTGGAGTTCGGCCGCACCACGGCGCTCACCTGCGGCCCCGGCGCCGACGCGGACTGCATCGCCGCCAAGGTCGCTCCGACGACCGGGTACAGCAGCGCGCCCATCGCCGTGACGCCCGAGTACAGCTACGTGTTCCGCGTGCCCGGCGCGAACGGGCAGGTGCACCACGGCGTGGTTCGCGTGCAGCTGCTGGGAAGCAACCAGGCGGGCCGCGACCTGATGATCTTCGACTGGGCGTACCAGACGATTCCCAACGAGCCGCGGCTGAACGTGGCGCCGCGGTAA
- a CDS encoding putative LPS assembly protein LptD, which translates to MSMKWYPMAARALAPGLALLALALAAAPAEAQIPTSPRGRPTGQAPARPRPQADTVPKDSAARREVVQDSVIDQLLKLEGYVPVEYQADSAEFRNAERTLRLRGNAVVNRQGTELTATDSIVYRELSDFVEIYGKPHVTGEGQDITGDVIYYDLAAERASVRGAKTTIDEGATWYVQGNVTSEEQGARVYGTSSTFTSDEREEPAYHFKVDRMKVIRNRVLIGRPAYLYFRNVPVFILPFIVQDLAKGRRSGVLIPEFEITDIVRTDAPGRGERGTGRHIGNIGYYWALSEYTGAQVSFDWRSQSWMSLTGGYQYTNRRRFMNADLSFQRFWREQGANSINLRGGGNWQPNERTTLNTALNYASSTEFERNRSIDPLRQTSEISSTFSLTRRADWGQISSGAELRQDIATGDSRLGSRLSISPQTVTIFPAGEGTLRWYNDASLTLTGDVNYDRNTRDQAYERRLANDARAGANLTGNVRIGPIAVGGGLRYSRDDRESLASIDSLLVDPAPGGGGLGFLPGLRNETLDWSASTGYEFRLIGATRLTPNISLGQQVVRRDSIIHPDSVLSVEKQQAFGRFIAGTPRVNFGAGLQTELFGFFPGFGQYSAIRHHITPGLRYTYSPQVPQNDLQRAVFGEQGGREQNEVTLQFDQTFEAKVRRPAQSERNEQIARAGTGNPSDAGAGNPGAQTDTLGLPAAPGNPAAAVPDSAGGRPGVSGDAPDQDRKVTLLAINTSALAYNFAPRPDRSLIPAPGTPRTQETPFYRFQTDDLSSTLRSDLFGGLNITLAHDLFEEERAGSGTTVGTRRGRFSPFLTQLGTQVSFGANSALFRWLGFARADEGERRTERGNTPPEEGVAPVDPPGSQTATGQELTTGTGGAGPWNVSVGYSLQRQRPSPLDDVPRRSLSGDNQNLRLNVTFYPTRNWAVNWNTQYSITENEFAMQVLNLKRDLYRWQANFDIVRAPNGNTSFSFSAHLTDLPDLKADYRRQNLGGNRTEGTTRPRTP; encoded by the coding sequence ATGTCGATGAAGTGGTACCCGATGGCGGCCCGCGCGCTGGCGCCCGGGCTGGCGCTGCTGGCCCTGGCGCTGGCCGCCGCGCCCGCCGAGGCGCAGATCCCCACCAGCCCCCGCGGGCGCCCCACGGGGCAGGCCCCCGCGCGCCCGCGCCCGCAGGCCGACACGGTGCCCAAGGACAGCGCCGCCCGACGGGAAGTGGTGCAGGACAGCGTGATCGACCAGCTGCTGAAGCTGGAAGGCTACGTGCCCGTGGAGTATCAGGCCGACAGTGCCGAGTTCCGCAACGCCGAGCGCACGCTGCGGCTGCGCGGCAACGCGGTGGTCAACCGGCAGGGAACGGAGCTCACCGCCACCGACTCCATCGTCTACCGCGAGCTCAGCGACTTCGTCGAGATCTACGGCAAGCCCCACGTGACGGGCGAAGGCCAGGACATCACCGGCGACGTGATCTACTACGACCTGGCCGCCGAGCGGGCCAGCGTGCGCGGGGCCAAGACGACCATCGACGAGGGCGCCACCTGGTACGTGCAGGGCAACGTCACGTCCGAGGAGCAGGGCGCGCGCGTGTACGGCACGAGCAGCACCTTCACCTCCGACGAGCGCGAGGAGCCCGCGTACCACTTCAAGGTCGACCGGATGAAGGTGATCCGGAACCGCGTGCTGATCGGCCGCCCGGCGTACCTGTACTTCCGCAACGTGCCCGTCTTCATCCTGCCCTTCATCGTGCAGGACCTGGCCAAGGGGCGGCGCAGCGGCGTGCTCATCCCGGAGTTCGAAATCACCGACATCGTCCGTACGGACGCCCCCGGCCGGGGCGAGCGGGGCACGGGGCGGCACATCGGCAACATCGGGTACTACTGGGCGCTCAGCGAGTACACGGGGGCGCAGGTTTCCTTCGACTGGCGCAGCCAGTCGTGGATGTCGCTGACCGGGGGCTACCAGTACACCAACCGGCGCCGCTTCATGAACGCCGACCTCTCGTTCCAGCGGTTCTGGCGCGAGCAGGGCGCCAACAGCATCAACCTGCGCGGCGGCGGAAACTGGCAGCCCAACGAGCGCACCACCCTGAACACCGCGCTCAACTACGCGTCGAGCACCGAGTTCGAGCGCAACCGGTCCATCGACCCGCTGCGGCAGACGAGCGAGATCAGCTCCACCTTTTCGCTCACCCGCCGGGCAGACTGGGGTCAGATCAGCAGCGGCGCCGAGCTGCGGCAGGACATCGCCACGGGCGACAGCCGGCTGGGTTCGCGGCTGAGCATCAGCCCGCAGACCGTCACCATCTTCCCCGCGGGCGAGGGCACGCTGCGCTGGTACAACGACGCGTCGCTGACGCTCACCGGCGACGTGAACTACGACCGCAACACGCGCGACCAGGCGTACGAGCGGCGGCTGGCCAACGATGCGCGGGCCGGGGCCAACCTCACGGGCAACGTCCGCATCGGGCCCATCGCGGTGGGCGGGGGGCTGCGCTACAGCCGCGACGACCGCGAGTCCCTGGCTTCCATCGACAGCCTGCTGGTGGACCCCGCCCCCGGCGGCGGCGGCCTGGGCTTTCTTCCCGGGCTCCGCAACGAGACGCTGGACTGGAGCGCATCCACCGGCTACGAGTTCCGGCTGATCGGCGCCACCCGGCTCACGCCCAACATCAGCCTCGGGCAGCAGGTGGTGCGGCGCGACTCCATCATCCACCCCGACTCGGTGCTTTCCGTCGAAAAGCAGCAGGCGTTCGGCCGCTTCATCGCGGGCACCCCGCGGGTGAACTTCGGGGCGGGGCTGCAGACGGAATTGTTCGGCTTCTTTCCCGGCTTCGGCCAGTACTCGGCCATCCGGCACCACATCACCCCGGGGCTGCGCTACACGTACTCGCCGCAGGTGCCGCAGAACGACCTGCAGCGGGCGGTGTTCGGCGAGCAGGGCGGACGCGAGCAGAACGAGGTGACGCTGCAGTTCGACCAGACGTTCGAGGCCAAGGTGCGCCGCCCCGCGCAGTCGGAGCGAAACGAGCAGATTGCCCGCGCGGGGACGGGCAACCCGTCGGACGCAGGCGCGGGCAACCCCGGCGCGCAGACCGACACCCTGGGGCTTCCCGCGGCGCCGGGGAACCCCGCCGCCGCCGTGCCCGACTCGGCGGGTGGGCGGCCCGGCGTCAGCGGCGACGCGCCGGACCAGGACCGCAAGGTGACGCTGCTGGCCATCAACACCAGCGCGCTGGCCTACAACTTCGCGCCGCGGCCGGACCGCTCGCTGATCCCGGCGCCGGGCACGCCCCGTACGCAGGAGACGCCGTTCTATCGGTTCCAGACGGACGACCTGTCCAGCACGCTGCGCTCGGACCTGTTCGGGGGATTGAACATCACCCTGGCGCACGACCTGTTCGAGGAGGAGCGGGCGGGCTCCGGCACCACGGTGGGAACGCGGCGCGGGCGGTTCTCGCCCTTCCTCACCCAGTTGGGAACGCAGGTGAGCTTCGGCGCCAACTCGGCGCTCTTCCGCTGGCTGGGTTTTGCCCGGGCCGACGAGGGGGAGCGGCGGACGGAGCGCGGCAACACCCCGCCCGAGGAGGGGGTTGCCCCGGTGGACCCGCCCGGCTCGCAGACGGCGACGGGGCAGGAGCTGACCACGGGTACGGGGGGCGCCGGGCCATGGAACGTGTCCGTGGGCTACTCGCTGCAGCGCCAGCGCCCCAGCCCGCTTGACGACGTGCCCCGGCGCAGCCTGTCGGGCGACAACCAGAACCTGCGGCTGAACGTGACGTTCTATCCCACGCGCAACTGGGCGGTGAACTGGAACACGCAGTATTCCATCACCGAGAACGAGTTCGCCATGCAGGTGCTGAACCTGAAGCGCGACCTGTACCGCTGGCAGGCCAACTTCGACATCGTGCGCGCCCCCAACGGCAACACGTCGTTCTCGTTCTCGGCGCACCTGACGGACCTGCCGGACCTGAAGGCCGACTACCGCCGCCAGAACCTGGGCGGCAACCGGACCGAAGGCACCACGCGGCCCAGGACGCCTTAG
- the tatC gene encoding twin-arginine translocase subunit TatC, translated as MGIFQSSRPGEMPFLDHLEELRWRILWSLLAVIACSIAGFVLVDRLGVMMLLIRPIEPFLHGEKLKYLSPTDPFFVTLKLAITTGLVLASPVVIYQVWAFLAPALLPSEKRVIVPSLYLGVVLFLGGVYMAYRFVLPVTLEFTMGFQTRFLEQNIVVGPYMAMVTRLLLAFGIVFELPVVILILSAMGLVTPEFLASKRRHAIAGITVVASVLTPGDVITVTLMMMVPLTLLYELSIVLSRLVARRRLAHAAAGA; from the coding sequence ATGGGAATCTTCCAGAGCAGCCGGCCCGGCGAAATGCCGTTCCTCGACCACCTCGAGGAGCTGCGCTGGCGCATCCTGTGGAGCCTGCTGGCGGTGATCGCCTGCTCCATCGCGGGGTTCGTGCTGGTGGACCGCCTGGGGGTGATGATGCTGCTCATCCGCCCCATCGAGCCGTTCCTGCACGGCGAAAAGCTCAAGTACCTGAGCCCCACCGACCCGTTCTTCGTCACCCTGAAGCTGGCGATCACCACGGGGCTGGTGCTGGCGTCGCCCGTGGTGATCTACCAGGTGTGGGCGTTCCTGGCCCCCGCGCTGCTGCCGTCGGAAAAGCGGGTAATCGTGCCGTCGCTGTACCTGGGCGTCGTCCTGTTCCTGGGCGGCGTGTACATGGCCTACCGCTTCGTGCTGCCCGTGACGCTGGAGTTCACGATGGGGTTCCAGACCCGGTTCCTGGAACAAAACATCGTCGTGGGCCCCTATATGGCGATGGTCACGCGGCTGCTGCTGGCGTTCGGCATCGTCTTCGAGCTGCCGGTGGTCATCCTGATCCTGTCGGCCATGGGGCTGGTGACGCCCGAGTTCCTGGCCTCCAAGCGGCGCCACGCCATCGCCGGCATCACCGTGGTCGCCTCGGTGCTCACCCCGGGTGACGTGATCACCGTGACGCTGATGATGATGGTGCCGCTGACCCTGCTGTACGAGCTGAGCATCGTGCTGTCGCGCCTGGTGGCCCGCCGCCGCCTTGCCCACGCCGCCGCGGGCGCCTGA
- the nrdR gene encoding transcriptional regulator NrdR, whose product MRCPFCHHTDDRVVDSRSVREGRAVRRRRECLKCERRFTTYEYIEERPLQVLKRDGEREPFDRRKLLTSLQIATAKRPVTPAEIDRIVEEIERELDRRESGEAGSKEIGEMVMDRLKRRDHIAYVRFASVYRNFQDPEEFLLEFRDLRDKQTRREYRKVQPEFELPGLGADDEDEGAGQAGN is encoded by the coding sequence GTGCGCTGCCCGTTCTGCCACCACACCGACGACCGCGTGGTCGACTCGCGCAGCGTGCGCGAGGGCCGCGCCGTGCGCCGCCGCCGCGAGTGCCTGAAGTGCGAGCGCCGCTTCACGACGTACGAGTACATCGAGGAGCGGCCCCTGCAGGTGCTCAAGCGCGACGGGGAGCGCGAGCCGTTCGACCGGCGCAAGCTGCTGACCAGCCTGCAGATCGCCACGGCCAAGCGCCCGGTGACCCCGGCCGAGATCGACCGCATCGTCGAGGAGATCGAGCGCGAGCTGGACCGGCGCGAAAGCGGCGAGGCGGGGAGCAAGGAGATCGGCGAGATGGTGATGGACCGGCTGAAGCGCCGCGACCACATCGCCTACGTGCGCTTCGCGTCCGTCTACCGCAACTTCCAGGACCCGGAAGAGTTCCTGCTGGAGTTCCGCGACCTGCGCGACAAGCAGACGCGGCGCGAGTACCGCAAGGTGCAGCCCGAGTTCGAGCTCCCCGGCCTGGGAGCCGACGACGAGGACGAGGGCGCGGGGCAGGCGGGGAACTGA
- the ybgF gene encoding tol-pal system protein YbgF: MRRAALAALAFPLLAGCIATKQDIRDLQLGMASQQARQDSMVTVLIARTEAMLDSLSDQNVRLRGDLANRLVAIDRQLVQIQELSGQNQAQLGALRRQVDTAAEEARRAQAAAQRADAAPQEEAADPQELFDAALAALRRGSVATARGGFEEFLRAAPEHRLAPDAQYNIGQSYEQARDVPAAITAYERVLSEHATSARAPAALLRIGRLELGRGNRTQARTRLNQVVQRFPRSPEAAEARTELQRLGTR; the protein is encoded by the coding sequence ATGAGGCGCGCGGCGCTGGCGGCGCTCGCCTTTCCCCTGCTGGCCGGCTGCATCGCCACCAAGCAGGACATCCGCGACCTGCAGCTGGGAATGGCCTCGCAGCAGGCCCGGCAGGACTCCATGGTGACCGTGCTGATCGCGCGCACCGAGGCCATGCTCGACAGCCTCAGCGACCAGAACGTCCGGCTGCGCGGCGACCTGGCCAACCGGCTGGTGGCCATCGACCGCCAGCTGGTGCAGATCCAGGAGCTGAGCGGACAGAACCAGGCGCAGCTGGGCGCACTCCGTCGCCAGGTCGACACCGCCGCCGAAGAGGCCCGGCGCGCCCAGGCCGCCGCCCAGCGCGCCGACGCAGCGCCCCAGGAAGAAGCGGCCGACCCGCAGGAACTGTTCGACGCGGCGCTCGCGGCCCTGCGGCGCGGGTCGGTCGCCACGGCGCGGGGCGGCTTCGAGGAGTTCCTGCGCGCCGCCCCCGAGCACCGGCTGGCCCCGGACGCGCAGTACAACATCGGGCAGAGCTACGAGCAGGCGCGCGACGTGCCGGCCGCCATCACCGCGTACGAGCGGGTGCTGAGCGAGCACGCCACCTCGGCCCGGGCGCCGGCGGCGCTGCTGCGGATCGGGCGGCTGGAGCTGGGGCGCGGCAACCGCACGCAGGCCCGCACCCGGCTGAACCAGGTGGTGCAGCGGTTCCCCCGCAGCCCCGAGGCAGCCGAGGCCCGCACCGAGCTTCAGCGGCTGGGGACCCGGTGA
- a CDS encoding OmpA family protein codes for MNLRHAVVIALVPVMALGACKKRPAVTTAPTPDATTESAADRARADSIRLANDRETAERDRAERERTERERLARETAGAREVLTEIVFFEYDSNEITPTAAEILQLKAAVLQANPGVRLRVEGHADQRGSTEYNLALGQRRAEAVRAYLANYGVNADRFTTVSLGKERPLAEGEGEDAFARNRRVEFAIAAGEVRVVPQELR; via the coding sequence ATGAACCTTCGCCACGCCGTGGTCATCGCCCTCGTTCCCGTCATGGCCCTGGGCGCATGCAAGAAGCGCCCGGCCGTCACCACCGCGCCCACCCCGGACGCCACGACCGAGAGCGCCGCCGACCGCGCGCGCGCGGACTCCATCCGCCTCGCGAATGACCGCGAGACCGCCGAGCGCGACCGCGCCGAGCGTGAGCGGACGGAACGCGAGCGCCTGGCGCGCGAAACCGCGGGGGCCCGCGAGGTGCTCACCGAGATCGTCTTCTTCGAGTACGACAGCAACGAGATCACCCCCACCGCGGCGGAGATCCTTCAGCTCAAGGCCGCCGTGCTGCAGGCCAACCCCGGCGTCCGGCTGCGCGTGGAAGGCCACGCCGACCAGCGCGGCAGCACCGAATACAACCTGGCGCTGGGCCAGCGCCGCGCCGAGGCGGTGCGCGCGTACCTGGCCAACTACGGCGTGAACGCCGACCGCTTCACCACCGTCAGCCTGGGCAAGGAGCGCCCGCTGGCCGAGGGCGAGGGCGAAGATGCGTTCGCGCGCAACCGGCGCGTGGAGTTCGCCATCGCGGCCGGCGAGGTGCGCGTGGTGCCACAGGAGCTGCGATGA
- a CDS encoding biopolymer transporter ExbD, protein MPRRRNRHESGITAEINVTSLVDVALTLLVIFMMTAPMMQGGVEITMPKARTQSVPSNEGLTVTVDKAGQVFIGEAAVRLDEFERQFPAMVKEKGATSVYLRADDGVPYGKVIQVLGLMKAADVASVGLIAEPEPGQQ, encoded by the coding sequence GTGCCGCGCCGCCGCAACCGCCACGAATCGGGCATCACGGCCGAGATCAACGTCACCTCCCTGGTGGACGTGGCGCTGACGCTGCTGGTGATCTTCATGATGACCGCTCCCATGATGCAGGGCGGGGTAGAGATCACCATGCCCAAGGCGCGCACCCAGTCGGTCCCCTCCAACGAGGGGCTGACGGTGACGGTCGACAAGGCGGGCCAGGTGTTCATCGGCGAGGCGGCGGTGCGGCTGGACGAGTTCGAGCGGCAGTTTCCGGCGATGGTCAAGGAGAAGGGCGCCACCAGCGTGTATCTGCGCGCGGACGACGGGGTGCCCTACGGCAAGGTGATCCAGGTGCTCGGATTGATGAAGGCGGCGGACGTAGCCTCCGTCGGCCTCATCGCCGAGCCCGAGCCGGGACAGCAGTAG
- a CDS encoding MotA/TolQ/ExbB proton channel family protein: MQTGSNEFSATWEMIAHGTPSTKIIMGVLAIFSVVSWTLIVWKMLQFRRLHAEADQFLDRIESAGRLEEAYEWVRGLKESPFTRVFKRGVGFFSELRPGAMKAGSDVRGLSPAQLEVLRIVLEKEEGEERDALSGGIAWLAIIATVSPLLGLLGTVLGVMHSFMGVMESGSSSIAAVAPGVAEALVTTGGGLVVAIPAAMAFTYLTGRLNRFMGELEGISSELIGTLAREGRI, translated from the coding sequence ATGCAGACCGGGAGCAACGAGTTTTCCGCGACGTGGGAGATGATCGCCCACGGCACGCCTTCCACCAAGATCATCATGGGCGTGCTGGCGATCTTTTCCGTCGTCTCGTGGACGCTGATCGTCTGGAAGATGCTGCAGTTCCGCCGCCTTCACGCCGAGGCCGACCAGTTCCTGGACCGCATCGAGTCGGCCGGGCGGCTGGAAGAGGCGTACGAGTGGGTGCGCGGCCTCAAGGAGTCGCCCTTCACCCGCGTGTTCAAGCGCGGCGTGGGCTTCTTCAGCGAGCTGCGGCCCGGCGCCATGAAGGCGGGAAGCGATGTGCGCGGCCTTTCTCCGGCGCAGCTGGAGGTACTTCGCATCGTGCTGGAAAAGGAGGAGGGCGAGGAGCGCGACGCCCTTTCGGGGGGCATCGCCTGGCTGGCGATCATCGCCACCGTGTCGCCGCTTCTGGGGCTGCTGGGCACGGTGCTGGGCGTGATGCACTCGTTCATGGGCGTGATGGAGTCCGGCTCCAGCAGCATCGCCGCCGTGGCGCCCGGCGTGGCCGAGGCGCTGGTGACCACGGGAGGCGGGCTGGTGGTGGCCATCCCCGCCGCAATGGCGTTCACCTACCTGACCGGACGGCTCAACCGCTTCATGGGCGAGCTCGAGGGGATCAGCAGCGAGCTGATCGGCACGCTGGCGCGCGAGGGGCGCATCTAG
- the hemA gene encoding glutamyl-tRNA reductase has protein sequence MPVAVVGASHRTAPIELRERFAFGRAELPDALLALARESAETVILSTCNRTEVYLAAPEGSHAVELARDLLAARVGMTVGEAARHLYVHRDRVAVEHLFRVSSGLDSMILGEPQIQGQVKEAYAAAREVAGEDGAVVGQALHRLFQSAFSIGGRVRGETGLGRGAASVSTAAVDLAKKIFGSLKGRGALVLGAGEMSELTLQCLRDEGVRTAIVANRTFERAKELAEKCGGRAIQWDEFGAALADVDIVVCSTAAPHPVVTRERLRAALPGGARRPLCFIDIAIPRDVEPAVGDEPNVFLYNVDDLQHIVDDNLGRRRAQLPAAEAIVRQGVEDFWQWYAALAVVPTIRALRDRGEEVRRAEVERAMRQLAHLSPEDQLAIDALTRALVNKVLHAPTVNLRHAAGNGRGTGVLDAVRYLFELDREAADRDAADAEAGTPEPHATTRQG, from the coding sequence ATGCCTGTCGCAGTCGTAGGAGCCAGCCACCGGACGGCGCCCATCGAGCTCCGGGAGCGGTTCGCCTTCGGGCGCGCCGAGCTTCCGGACGCCCTGCTGGCGCTTGCCCGCGAGTCGGCGGAAACCGTTATCCTTTCCACCTGCAACCGGACGGAGGTGTACCTGGCCGCGCCGGAGGGCTCGCACGCGGTGGAGCTTGCGCGCGATCTGCTTGCCGCGCGTGTGGGGATGACTGTAGGCGAGGCGGCGCGGCACCTGTACGTGCACCGCGACCGGGTGGCCGTGGAGCACCTGTTCCGCGTCTCGTCGGGGCTGGACAGCATGATCCTGGGCGAGCCGCAGATCCAGGGGCAGGTGAAGGAGGCCTACGCGGCCGCGCGCGAGGTGGCGGGTGAGGACGGGGCCGTCGTGGGCCAGGCGCTCCATCGCCTCTTCCAGAGCGCGTTCTCCATCGGCGGGCGGGTGCGGGGAGAGACGGGGCTGGGCCGGGGCGCGGCCTCCGTCTCCACCGCGGCGGTGGACCTGGCCAAGAAGATCTTCGGCTCGCTGAAGGGGCGTGGCGCCCTGGTGCTGGGCGCGGGCGAGATGAGCGAGCTGACGCTGCAGTGCCTGCGCGACGAGGGGGTGAGGACGGCCATCGTCGCCAACCGCACCTTCGAACGGGCTAAAGAGCTGGCGGAGAAGTGCGGCGGCCGGGCCATCCAGTGGGACGAGTTCGGCGCCGCGCTGGCGGACGTGGACATCGTGGTCTGCTCTACCGCCGCCCCGCACCCGGTCGTCACACGCGAGCGGCTGCGGGCGGCGCTGCCGGGGGGCGCGCGGCGGCCGCTGTGCTTCATCGACATCGCCATCCCGCGCGACGTGGAGCCGGCCGTGGGCGACGAGCCCAACGTCTTTCTGTACAACGTCGACGACCTGCAGCACATCGTCGACGACAACCTGGGCCGCCGCCGCGCGCAGCTTCCCGCCGCCGAGGCCATCGTCCGCCAGGGCGTGGAGGACTTCTGGCAGTGGTACGCCGCGCTGGCGGTGGTGCCCACAATCCGCGCCCTGCGCGACCGCGGCGAAGAGGTGCGCCGGGCCGAGGTGGAGCGCGCCATGCGCCAGCTTGCGCACCTGTCGCCGGAAGACCAGCTGGCCATTGACGCGCTGACCCGCGCGCTGGTGAACAAGGTGCTGCACGCGCCCACGGTGAACCTGCGCCATGCCGCCGGGAACGGCCGCGGCACCGGGGTGCTCGACGCGGTGCGCTACCTGTTCGAGCTGGACCGCGAGGCCGCCGATCGCGACGCCGCGGACGCCGAAGCCGGCACGCCTGAACCACACGCCACCACACGCCAGGGTTGA
- a CDS encoding bifunctional precorrin-2 dehydrogenase/sirohydrochlorin ferrochelatase, translating into MSAYPVMLDVARLRVLVVGGGAVAARKVASLVDAGGAPVIVAPEVSEELRAAVQAHELTWFPRAYRSVDVEGFHLVFAATNAAEVNAAVADDARRAGSLVSRADEGGESDFQVPSHLRREQVVVAISTGGASPLLARRIGERLDDVVTAGLGRAAGRLAEARADVQARWAGDEGRRRAFWFSLITPEFLDLAIQGRDDEVERAIARCLSQS; encoded by the coding sequence GTGAGCGCCTATCCCGTGATGCTCGACGTGGCGCGGCTCCGGGTGCTGGTGGTCGGAGGCGGGGCCGTGGCGGCGCGCAAGGTTGCGAGCCTGGTGGATGCCGGCGGCGCGCCGGTGATCGTGGCCCCCGAGGTGTCGGAGGAGTTGCGGGCCGCGGTGCAGGCGCACGAGCTGACGTGGTTTCCGCGCGCGTACCGGAGCGTGGACGTGGAGGGATTCCACCTGGTCTTTGCCGCGACGAACGCCGCCGAGGTGAACGCGGCCGTTGCGGACGATGCGCGCCGCGCCGGGTCGCTGGTGAGCCGGGCGGACGAGGGCGGCGAGTCGGACTTCCAGGTGCCCTCGCACCTGCGCCGCGAGCAGGTGGTGGTCGCCATCTCTACCGGCGGCGCGTCGCCCCTGCTGGCGCGGCGCATCGGCGAGCGGCTGGACGACGTGGTCACCGCCGGGCTGGGGCGCGCGGCGGGGCGGCTGGCGGAGGCGCGCGCGGACGTCCAGGCGCGCTGGGCGGGCGACGAGGGCCGGCGGCGGGCCTTCTGGTTCAGCCTGATCACCCCCGAGTTCCTGGACCTGGCGATCCAGGGTCGGGACGATGAAGTGGAACGGGCCATCGCACGATGCCTGTCGCAGTCGTAG